The following proteins are encoded in a genomic region of Brachypodium distachyon strain Bd21 chromosome 1, Brachypodium_distachyon_v3.0, whole genome shotgun sequence:
- the LOC104582185 gene encoding histone-lysine N-methyltransferase SETD1B-like has translation MKQAAESMKADKAKSDARKKAAKEKSPEEQGGNEEVDREKTEYEKTRDAAHEIRREIGLKARNDPAAPSDTEENPRKKAIDTLVLDTSHVKLTSLLEEQEQAASSPTVLCEQTAQHEEGDEVLGKHKEDLTHPEEPPTSSSLPRTESVDASTKEGRTCDFEAEATRDLNVNDAETDADATVPTPEVRVKKAVKKKSVAPSDPSSSSDEDEEEKKEEEKEEK, from the exons ATGAAGCAAGCAGCCGAAAGTATGAAGGCTGATAAGGCTAAGAGCGATGCCAGGAAGAAAGCCGCCAAGGAGAAGTCTCCTGAAGAACAGGGTGGAAATGAAGAAGTGGACAGAGAAAAGACTGAATATGAGAAGACGAGGGATGCCGCTCATGAGATCCGTCGTGAGATTGGTCTCAAGGCCAGGAACGACCCAGCTGCCCCCTCGGATACTGAAGAAA ATCCTCGAAAGAAGGCTATTGACACCCTTGTGCTAGATACATCCCATGTCAAGCTTACTTCACTCCTTGAGGAACAGGAACAAGCTGCTTCATCACCAACAGTACTGTGTGAGCAAACTGCCCAGCatgaagaaggagatgaggtACTTGGGAAGCATAAGGAAGACCTCACTCATCCTGAAGAACCCCCTACCAGCAGCTCGTTGCCTCGCACTGAATCTGTGGATGCCTCTACTAAAGAAGGAAGAACTTGTGACTTCGAAGCTGAAGCCACTCGTGACTTAAATGTAAATGACGCAGAGACTGATGCAGATGCCACAGTACCTACGCCAGAAGTCCGTGTGAAGAAAGccgtgaagaagaagagtgttGCCCCGTCCGACCCAAGCTCCTCGAGTGATgaggatgaagaagaaaagaaggaagaagagaaggaagagaaaTAG